The following coding sequences lie in one Methanothermobacter sp. MT-2 genomic window:
- a CDS encoding H/ACA RNA-protein complex component Gar1 yields the protein MKVLGKISHISNRGNIIARSKSTPPFGAKVFTSQRQLIGKVQDIFGPTKMPYILIKPIRAINLKKFENRVGKTLYIEREWGRKKRRRKK from the coding sequence ATGAAGGTGCTTGGAAAAATTTCACACATTTCTAATCGAGGGAATATCATAGCACGTTCAAAGAGCACACCACCTTTCGGAGCCAAGGTCTTCACTTCCCAGAGGCAATTAATTGGTAAAGTCCAGGATATCTTCGGTCCGACGAAAATGCCATATATTCTTATAAAACCAATTCGTGCAATAAATTTAAAAAAATTTGAGAACCGAGTTGGAAAGACTTTATATATAGAAAGAGAATGGGGGCGAAAAAAACGAAGAAGGAAAAAATAA
- a CDS encoding transposase, IS605 OrfB family, with protein sequence MLASNIRNNEKKSGASSTRLSINLQRKVHTTRIIASKTKFKAKKNGSVLSKAESIPSNPAKKLRINIKIATTKNDNIIVFLCSLI encoded by the coding sequence ATGCTCGCCAGTAACATAAGGAATAACGAAAAAAAATCAGGCGCCTCATCAACAAGATTAAGTATCAACCTCCAACGTAAAGTCCACACAACAAGAATCATAGCCTCAAAAACAAAATTCAAAGCCAAGAAAAATGGATCAGTCCTTTCCAAAGCAGAAAGTATCCCCTCAAACCCGGCAAAGAAACTTAGAATAAATATTAAAATTGCAACAACCAAAAATGATAATATAATCGTCTTTTTATGCTCTCTTATATAA
- a CDS encoding dimethylmenaquinone methyltransferase, producing MKIEGRISPKNLLKNFTGEKTQIFKLSTPQVSDALNEISGYNGAIHSLKPLNRMKIFGPLVTAKTKDHDWGTSVKAIDHASESDVIFIMTEGDENAVWGELTSKTARKKKIAGTIIYGACRDLDAISRLDFPVFSKKVVPNAGKPLAMGEVNIELECEGVRIRPGDYVFGDESGIVIIPKELFNMVIERALKIKMKESNIEWQIEDGVPLSRILGLK from the coding sequence ATGAAGATAGAAGGGAGAATATCGCCTAAAAATCTTCTCAAGAATTTTACGGGTGAAAAAACCCAAATTTTCAAACTTTCAACACCCCAAGTTTCCGATGCCCTAAACGAAATATCCGGTTATAATGGTGCAATACACTCCCTAAAACCATTAAACAGGATGAAAATCTTCGGACCCCTAGTAACTGCAAAGACAAAAGATCATGACTGGGGGACATCAGTGAAGGCCATTGACCATGCAAGCGAATCAGATGTTATCTTTATAATGACAGAAGGGGATGAAAATGCGGTGTGGGGCGAATTAACATCTAAGACTGCTAGGAAAAAGAAAATCGCTGGCACAATAATATATGGGGCTTGCAGGGATCTTGATGCCATTAGCAGATTAGATTTTCCTGTTTTTTCAAAAAAGGTTGTGCCGAATGCTGGGAAACCCTTGGCCATGGGTGAAGTTAACATTGAATTAGAGTGTGAAGGTGTAAGGATCAGACCTGGAGATTATGTTTTTGGTGATGAGTCAGGTATAGTGATAATCCCAAAGGAACTCTTTAATATGGTTATAGAAAGGGCATTAAAAATTAAGATGAAAGAATCTAATATAGAATGGCAGATTGAGGATGGGGTTCCGCTTTCAAGGATACTCGGCTTAAAATAA
- a CDS encoding DNA primase → MGKEEISTTKYLIHAQINANGIVEKPDVVGAIFGQTEGLLSNDLDLRELQKTGRIGRIKVNITSRGGKSKGEIIIPSSLDRVETAILAASLETINRVGPCEAYIQVTKVEDVRAVKRKKVVERAKEIYATMMEEVTPESLKMIEEVKEAMRVHEITEYGEEKLPAGPNVATSDAILVVEGRSDVLNLLKHGIKNAIAVEGVNIPKTVAELTHKKTATAFVDGDRGGELILKELLQVADIDYVTRAPKGKEVEELGKDEIMVALRNKVPVEQIYHELGMPAKSKKAEDKMLLLKNILTELEGSGNAEILDDALNILKEVRVENLYDELKHVNNHPYAIVFDGVVTQRLVDMSHEKGVKYLVAIRSGEIVKKPQDIKIITNN, encoded by the coding sequence ATGGGAAAAGAAGAAATAAGCACAACTAAATATCTTATTCACGCTCAAATTAACGCTAATGGGATTGTTGAAAAACCGGATGTGGTAGGTGCAATATTCGGACAAACAGAAGGACTACTAAGTAATGATCTCGACCTTAGAGAACTGCAAAAAACCGGAAGAATAGGAAGAATCAAAGTCAACATAACATCAAGAGGCGGTAAATCAAAAGGGGAAATAATAATACCCTCAAGCCTAGACAGAGTCGAAACAGCCATACTAGCAGCATCACTAGAAACCATAAACAGAGTAGGACCATGCGAAGCCTACATCCAAGTTACAAAGGTCGAAGACGTGAGGGCTGTGAAAAGAAAAAAAGTAGTTGAACGTGCAAAGGAAATCTACGCCACTATGATGGAAGAAGTGACACCAGAAAGTCTTAAAATGATCGAAGAAGTGAAAGAGGCTATGAGAGTCCATGAAATAACAGAATACGGCGAGGAGAAACTGCCAGCAGGCCCCAATGTAGCCACATCCGATGCAATCCTAGTCGTGGAAGGAAGATCAGACGTCCTAAACCTGCTAAAACACGGCATCAAAAATGCAATCGCAGTAGAAGGCGTGAACATACCAAAAACCGTGGCAGAACTCACCCATAAAAAAACAGCAACGGCCTTCGTAGATGGTGACAGGGGCGGAGAACTCATCCTAAAAGAACTCCTACAAGTAGCAGACATAGACTATGTCACAAGAGCCCCAAAAGGAAAAGAAGTGGAAGAACTCGGAAAAGACGAGATAATGGTCGCCCTCAGAAACAAGGTGCCAGTAGAACAAATCTACCACGAACTAGGCATGCCAGCAAAGAGCAAAAAAGCAGAAGACAAAATGTTATTATTAAAAAACATCCTCACTGAACTAGAAGGTTCAGGTAACGCCGAAATCCTAGATGACGCGCTTAACATCCTAAAAGAAGTTAGAGTCGAAAACCTTTACGACGAACTAAAACATGTCAACAACCACCCCTATGCCATAGTATTTGATGGAGTGGTAACCCAACGCCTAGTTGACATGTCACACGAAAAAGGGGTGAAATATCTAGTCGCCATCAGAAGCGGCGAAATCGTGAAAAAACCCCAAGACATCAAGATAATAACAAATAATTGA
- a CDS encoding ATP-dependent protease La has translation MYVDMRKETLNDIESTKDIKIPEDPLERVIGHDNIMPMIKIAAKQKRNLLLVGPPGIGKSLLAQAISFHLPPPSEEIIVVHNPEQPERPFVEVKNRKEIENELLEMEMAEGELIDPQSAPDAVAERLGFKCVHCGEYSSAYTSICPKCGGEKFAHINARRKHLGDLLGMFEMSSNNLKVPQKRVTTTRIINGVEEVVIYERVGGDEIKVLDQRALEKRRQIVEEKPRNVIVPLERKTFIQATGASETELLGDVRHDPYGGHPDLGSQPYERVVPGAIHEAHEGVLFIDEIVHIASLQRYILSAMQDKTFPIIGRNPQSAGSSVKVEDVPCDFIFIGACNIIDLQYILPPLRSRIQGEGYEILMNTTMPDTEENQAKLAQFVAQEIEMDGKIPPAKVDAIKLIIEEAKKRARLIDDMEDSLTLRLRDLGGVVRMAGDLAVMQESEYITAKHVETAIKKAIPVEEQIIKKYKTYENALQKDLSSSQHIRKFQGHHENIDRSYM, from the coding sequence ATGTATGTTGACATGCGAAAAGAAACCCTCAATGACATCGAAAGCACAAAAGATATAAAAATACCAGAGGACCCCCTCGAAAGAGTCATAGGCCACGACAATATAATGCCAATGATTAAAATCGCCGCGAAACAGAAAAGGAATCTCTTACTAGTCGGCCCCCCGGGCATAGGTAAATCACTCCTTGCACAAGCAATCTCATTCCATCTCCCCCCACCATCCGAAGAGATAATAGTCGTACACAACCCAGAACAACCCGAAAGGCCATTCGTAGAAGTTAAAAACAGAAAAGAGATAGAAAACGAACTACTAGAAATGGAAATGGCCGAAGGAGAGCTAATAGACCCTCAAAGCGCGCCAGACGCGGTTGCGGAGAGACTAGGGTTCAAATGTGTGCACTGCGGTGAATACAGCAGCGCATACACCAGCATCTGCCCCAAATGTGGAGGCGAAAAATTCGCCCACATCAACGCCCGACGAAAACACCTTGGAGACCTGCTGGGAATGTTTGAGATGAGCTCAAACAACCTCAAAGTCCCCCAGAAAAGAGTTACAACAACAAGAATCATCAACGGCGTTGAAGAAGTAGTTATCTACGAAAGAGTGGGTGGAGACGAAATAAAAGTCCTAGATCAGAGAGCATTAGAAAAAAGACGACAGATCGTGGAAGAAAAACCAAGAAACGTAATAGTACCCCTAGAACGTAAAACATTCATCCAAGCCACAGGAGCCAGCGAAACAGAACTTCTAGGAGATGTGAGACACGACCCCTACGGCGGACACCCAGACCTCGGATCACAACCCTACGAAAGAGTAGTACCAGGAGCAATACATGAAGCACACGAAGGAGTACTATTCATAGACGAAATAGTCCACATAGCAAGCCTACAAAGATACATCCTAAGTGCAATGCAAGACAAAACATTCCCAATCATAGGAAGAAACCCACAAAGCGCCGGCAGCTCAGTTAAAGTCGAAGACGTCCCCTGCGACTTCATATTCATAGGAGCATGCAACATCATAGACCTACAATACATACTACCACCCCTCAGATCAAGGATACAAGGAGAAGGCTACGAGATACTAATGAACACAACAATGCCAGACACCGAAGAAAACCAGGCCAAACTAGCACAATTCGTAGCCCAAGAAATAGAAATGGACGGTAAAATCCCACCAGCAAAAGTAGACGCGATCAAACTCATAATAGAAGAAGCAAAAAAGCGTGCAAGACTCATAGATGACATGGAAGACTCATTAACATTAAGACTCAGAGACCTCGGTGGAGTGGTGAGAATGGCCGGAGACCTCGCTGTAATGCAAGAAAGCGAATATATAACAGCTAAACACGTTGAAACCGCGATAAAAAAGGCCATACCAGTAGAAGAACAGATAATAAAAAAATATAAAACCTATGAAAACGCGCTCCAAAAAGACCTCTCAAGCTCTCAACACATACGCAAATTCCAAGGCCACCATGAAAACATAGACAGAAGCTACATGTAA
- a CDS encoding site-specific recombinase/integrase, producing the protein MEDYLIELEIRNYSLNTIKTYKSILNNFHKFLEDEENLDDNISRSFKKYIRYLKREKKVSQNYIYLVTIVIKKFFEFHKMDHLKDIKTPKRAKSLPKSLNEDEVKKLIDAVHVIGNSKQQKFTKTRDKLILSLLYSSGLRVSELVSLKVNDIDLKDRTIRIRGKGNKDRIVLFDQKTKKLIKDYLNERIHESEYLFINRFGKPLTARYVQITIKNYAKKAGIKKKVTPHILRHSFATHLLKNGVDIRAIQQLLGHSNLSTTQIYTSVDMVTLKNLYDKAKLL; encoded by the coding sequence ATGGAAGACTACCTAATCGAACTTGAAATCAGAAACTACTCCCTAAACACAATAAAAACTTATAAATCCATCCTAAATAATTTCCACAAATTCCTAGAGGATGAGGAAAACTTAGATGACAACATTTCAAGATCATTCAAAAAATATATAAGGTACTTGAAAAGGGAGAAGAAGGTATCCCAAAATTATATATACCTTGTAACCATCGTTATTAAAAAATTCTTCGAATTCCATAAAATGGACCACCTAAAAGATATTAAAACCCCAAAAAGGGCAAAATCACTCCCAAAATCATTGAACGAAGATGAAGTGAAAAAATTAATAGATGCTGTGCATGTCATAGGCAATTCAAAACAGCAAAAATTTACAAAAACACGAGACAAACTCATACTCTCACTACTTTATTCCTCAGGATTAAGAGTCTCGGAGCTTGTATCCCTCAAAGTAAATGACATAGACCTTAAAGATAGGACAATACGCATAAGGGGTAAAGGTAACAAAGACCGCATAGTACTATTCGACCAAAAAACAAAAAAACTAATCAAAGACTACCTCAATGAGAGAATCCATGAAAGCGAATACTTATTCATAAACCGCTTCGGCAAACCACTAACAGCACGCTATGTCCAGATAACCATAAAAAATTATGCGAAAAAGGCAGGGATCAAGAAAAAAGTGACACCGCACATACTAAGACATTCATTCGCAACACACCTCCTAAAAAACGGTGTTGACATAAGAGCCATACAACAACTCCTCGGACACTCCAACTTGTCAACAACACAAATCTATACAAGCGTAGACATGGTAACACTAAAAAACCTTTATGACAAGGCCAAACTCCTATAA
- a CDS encoding permease, which yields MVLQELADYITYNLLGLEPSSHLGSAVNFFIYDTTKILILLTVLIFAISFIRTYIPPHKVKETLEKRHKYTGNIAAALVGIITPFCSCSAVPLFIGFVEAGVPLGATFSFLISSPLINEIAIILLLGLFGWEITAIYIISGLIIAIIGGIIIGELRLENQLEDYVYETLEKLKKLGNPNIETPDPTLKERYIIAKNETKDILRRVTLYIIIAIAIGAWIHGYVPQEFLIKYAGQENFLAVPVAVLIGVPLYSNAAGTIPLISALIEKGMAIGTALALMMSITALSLPEMIILRKVMKPRLLALFIAILAISITITGYIFNFIL from the coding sequence GTGGTGCTGCAAGAACTCGCCGATTACATAACATACAATCTCCTGGGACTTGAACCTTCCTCACACCTTGGAAGTGCTGTGAACTTCTTTATCTATGACACGACAAAAATACTCATACTCCTCACAGTCCTAATATTCGCCATATCATTTATCAGAACATATATACCACCACATAAGGTTAAAGAAACCTTGGAAAAGAGGCATAAATATACAGGGAATATAGCAGCAGCCCTTGTAGGAATAATAACACCATTCTGTTCATGCTCAGCAGTACCACTATTCATCGGGTTCGTCGAAGCAGGAGTACCACTCGGCGCAACATTCTCATTCCTCATATCATCACCCCTAATAAACGAAATAGCAATAATACTCCTCCTAGGTTTATTCGGCTGGGAAATAACAGCCATATACATAATATCAGGTTTGATAATAGCCATAATCGGCGGCATAATAATAGGAGAACTAAGATTAGAAAACCAACTCGAAGATTATGTATATGAAACGCTCGAAAAGCTGAAGAAACTTGGAAATCCAAACATTGAAACACCAGACCCCACTTTGAAGGAAAGGTACATCATAGCAAAAAACGAAACAAAAGACATACTACGAAGAGTAACACTCTATATTATCATAGCAATCGCTATAGGCGCATGGATCCACGGATACGTGCCACAAGAGTTCCTCATAAAATATGCCGGTCAAGAAAACTTCCTAGCGGTCCCTGTAGCTGTTCTAATAGGAGTACCATTATATTCAAATGCAGCAGGAACCATACCATTAATATCAGCCCTCATCGAAAAAGGCATGGCCATTGGAACAGCACTAGCACTTATGATGTCAATAACTGCACTTTCACTCCCAGAGATGATAATATTAAGGAAGGTTATGAAACCAAGACTACTCGCTCTATTCATAGCAATACTTGCAATTTCTATAACAATAACCGGTTACATATTCAATTTCATATTATAG
- a CDS encoding pyrroline-5-carboxylate reductase translates to MKIAFIGGGRIVRILLEGLKRADKLPENISVYDKDEKALEKLKKFPVKTGTDNKKAAEAEIIFLAVHPPNIGSVLQEIKESLKRDTIIVSLAPKVTIKQIRDQTRSKKIVRIIPNAPSIINKGYNPITFSKSIKTKEKEKLLEILEPLGEFPEVDENKLEAYAVITAMGPTYFWFQFIELEKLAKSFGMDADEAKKAIEKMVKGAVDVLYHSQLKRDEILDLIPVKPLGESEAEIKSIYKNKLDAIFKQLKG, encoded by the coding sequence ATGAAAATTGCCTTCATCGGCGGAGGGAGAATCGTAAGAATACTCCTAGAAGGACTTAAAAGAGCCGATAAACTACCGGAAAACATATCAGTTTATGACAAAGATGAAAAAGCCCTGGAAAAACTAAAAAAGTTCCCAGTGAAAACAGGGACAGATAACAAGAAAGCAGCGGAAGCAGAGATAATATTCCTAGCAGTACACCCTCCCAACATAGGATCCGTCCTCCAAGAGATAAAAGAATCCCTAAAAAGAGATACCATAATAGTCTCATTAGCCCCTAAAGTGACCATTAAACAAATACGCGACCAGACCAGATCAAAGAAAATAGTCCGCATAATACCAAACGCGCCCTCCATAATCAACAAAGGATACAATCCAATCACATTCTCCAAAAGTATAAAAACAAAAGAAAAAGAGAAACTACTAGAAATCTTAGAGCCCCTCGGAGAATTCCCAGAAGTCGACGAGAATAAACTCGAAGCATACGCTGTTATAACAGCAATGGGCCCCACCTATTTCTGGTTCCAATTCATAGAACTTGAAAAGTTAGCCAAATCCTTTGGAATGGATGCTGATGAGGCTAAAAAGGCCATAGAAAAGATGGTGAAAGGAGCAGTTGACGTCCTTTATCATTCCCAACTCAAAAGAGATGAAATCCTAGACCTTATACCAGTAAAACCTCTAGGTGAAAGTGAGGCTGAGATAAAATCCATTTACAAGAACAAGCTAGATGCCATCTTCAAACAATTAAAAGGATAA
- a CDS encoding daunorubicin resistance ABC transporter ATP-binding subunit: MVIEVKGLSKKFGDIQAVDNISFNVKEGEIFGFLGPNGAGKTTTVRMLTGIIKPDNGQINILGHDMIKDPIKVKEKIGVVPETSNAYIDITGWENMMLTAGLYDMPKEMATRRSKELLEDFDIYNRRDYKVKGYSKGMKQRLILCMALLHNPLILFLDEPTSGLDVQSSIKIIEKLKKIKEEGKTIFLTTHNMWEAEKLCDRIAIINKGKIAAIDKPRFLKEITEEMKEIEVIFEEKPDFEKLKEFVSIIRREDKSFIIESEDMTDTIWKIGKFAMENNLQIKSLNTLTPSLEEVFIKIIEGK; this comes from the coding sequence ATGGTAATAGAAGTTAAAGGTCTCAGCAAAAAGTTCGGGGACATCCAAGCAGTAGACAATATAAGCTTCAACGTCAAAGAAGGTGAAATATTCGGGTTCCTCGGACCCAACGGAGCCGGTAAAACCACCACCGTGAGGATGTTAACAGGCATAATAAAACCAGATAATGGCCAGATAAACATCCTAGGCCATGATATGATAAAAGATCCTATAAAAGTTAAAGAAAAGATAGGAGTCGTCCCAGAAACTTCCAATGCATACATAGATATCACAGGCTGGGAAAATATGATGCTCACCGCCGGACTCTATGACATGCCCAAGGAAATGGCTACCAGACGCTCAAAAGAACTCCTAGAAGATTTCGACATTTACAATAGAAGAGACTACAAGGTTAAAGGTTATTCTAAGGGGATGAAACAGCGGCTAATACTCTGCATGGCACTTCTACACAACCCCCTAATTTTATTTCTTGACGAGCCCACAAGCGGCCTTGATGTTCAAAGCAGCATAAAAATAATAGAGAAACTTAAAAAGATAAAAGAGGAAGGTAAAACAATCTTCCTGACAACCCATAACATGTGGGAGGCCGAAAAACTCTGCGACAGGATAGCCATAATAAACAAGGGAAAAATCGCGGCAATAGACAAACCAAGATTCCTTAAGGAGATAACAGAAGAAATGAAAGAGATTGAGGTAATATTCGAAGAAAAACCCGACTTTGAAAAACTAAAAGAGTTTGTCAGCATAATCCGTAGAGAAGATAAAAGTTTCATAATAGAATCTGAAGACATGACTGATACTATATGGAAGATAGGTAAATTTGCAATGGAAAATAATCTCCAGATAAAATCATTAAATACTCTCACACCCTCACTAGAAGAGGTCTTCATAAAAATAATAGAAGGGAAATAG
- a CDS encoding putative membrane protein translates to MGQLNRALTITKKNILIYYLKGPVIIFGVLIPVFFFLAFITGGKQLPWSFLISGLTAMTVFFTATSVSPVIMPWEAQMNTLERLIASPISIYALIFGDLLASICFSFMITIIPIILALATNVTIMDPLTFILGIILASICFSALGTLLSTPRTNLPSNIMMLSSLIKFPLVFISGIFIPIERMGWGSYIALFSPLTYTMDIIRYSMQGTHAYPINIDILAIIISIIIFLTASVKLHEANIPYRI, encoded by the coding sequence TTGGGCCAATTAAACCGTGCGCTGACCATAACAAAAAAGAACATCCTTATATATTATCTGAAAGGGCCAGTTATAATATTCGGCGTTCTCATACCAGTATTCTTTTTCTTGGCCTTTATAACTGGGGGTAAACAGTTACCTTGGAGTTTCCTTATAAGTGGACTTACAGCCATGACAGTATTTTTCACCGCAACATCAGTATCCCCAGTAATAATGCCCTGGGAAGCCCAAATGAACACATTAGAAAGACTCATAGCATCCCCAATTTCAATTTATGCGCTAATATTCGGCGACTTATTAGCATCTATTTGCTTCAGTTTCATGATAACCATCATACCCATAATATTAGCATTAGCCACGAATGTAACAATCATGGATCCGCTAACTTTCATCCTGGGGATAATATTGGCTTCTATATGTTTCTCAGCGCTTGGAACGCTATTATCAACCCCAAGAACAAATCTCCCATCTAATATCATGATGTTATCATCTTTAATCAAATTCCCCCTAGTATTTATAAGTGGCATATTCATACCAATAGAAAGGATGGGCTGGGGAAGCTACATAGCCCTATTCTCGCCACTAACCTACACCATGGATATTATAAGATATTCAATGCAAGGAACCCATGCATATCCCATAAACATTGACATACTCGCCATAATCATCTCTATCATAATCTTCCTCACAGCCTCTGTAAAACTACACGAAGCAAACATACCATACAGAATATAG
- a CDS encoding universal stress protein → MYKKILLATDGSKCSKVAAEHAIKIAEQNNAELIVLTVTETYPVEKLPVEDLTRKVIQLFKEESEKALQDVEEMIKERGSPIKFVLKNVEGKAADSILRVAEDENVDLIVVGVSGKHALERFVLGSVSEKVVRNARVPVLVVRSKKKK, encoded by the coding sequence ATGTACAAGAAAATATTATTAGCCACCGATGGATCTAAATGTTCCAAGGTCGCTGCAGAACATGCTATTAAAATCGCTGAACAGAATAATGCAGAGTTAATAGTCCTAACAGTAACTGAAACATACCCAGTTGAAAAACTTCCAGTTGAAGACCTAACGCGTAAAGTGATCCAACTCTTCAAGGAAGAATCAGAAAAGGCCCTCCAGGATGTTGAGGAGATGATAAAGGAGAGAGGGTCCCCCATAAAATTTGTCTTGAAGAATGTTGAAGGAAAAGCTGCAGATTCAATCCTCAGAGTCGCTGAAGACGAAAATGTTGATCTTATAGTTGTTGGAGTTTCAGGAAAACACGCCCTTGAGAGATTCGTGCTTGGAAGCGTGTCCGAAAAAGTGGTGAGAAACGCACGAGTCCCAGTGCTCGTGGTTCGTTCAAAAAAAAAGAAATAG
- a CDS encoding transcriptional regulator, ArsR family, with product MKSDTKRPTNEQIKELKAILSKIPDDETLEKNASIIKALADPTRLKIVYLLQHGERCVCEIIEALKRPQPTISHHLAILKNVGILKWRKEGIWIHYRLADEKILELIEKLLTKIK from the coding sequence ATGAAATCCGATACTAAAAGGCCGACTAATGAACAGATCAAAGAACTTAAGGCGATTTTGTCAAAAATCCCAGATGATGAAACGCTTGAAAAGAATGCCTCCATTATAAAAGCGTTGGCCGATCCTACAAGGCTTAAAATAGTATACCTTCTCCAACATGGGGAACGTTGCGTATGTGAAATAATAGAAGCCCTTAAAAGGCCCCAACCGACAATATCCCATCACTTAGCCATCCTAAAAAATGTTGGGATTCTTAAATGGAGAAAAGAGGGTATATGGATACATTACAGGTTAGCAGATGAAAAAATACTAGAGCTTATAGAAAAACTGCTCACGAAAATAAAATAA
- a CDS encoding predicted biotin biosynthesis protein, producing MNLENYYRKRYMLFRWRNSQSFVNKSIMAFFMACLTGLMAQIVIPLPWTPVPITAQTFAVLISGILLGRYWGGFSQLLYVLLGISGIPWFAGMKGGYSIILGASGGYLIGFIIAALFLGHFVDKYVKSRNFIPMFGLMLFANFILIYVPGLLVLGFWVYTVKGVIPTIWELLVMGLLPFIVGDIFKIMGASALTKAITPKEPYGEEVDIKTGW from the coding sequence GTGAACTTGGAAAATTATTACAGGAAGCGTTACATGTTATTCAGATGGAGGAACAGCCAATCCTTCGTTAATAAATCTATCATGGCATTTTTCATGGCATGTCTAACAGGTTTAATGGCCCAGATTGTAATCCCACTCCCATGGACACCAGTACCCATAACAGCCCAAACATTTGCTGTTCTAATTTCGGGAATACTCCTGGGAAGATATTGGGGTGGTTTCAGCCAACTACTCTATGTATTATTGGGCATCAGCGGAATACCATGGTTCGCAGGAATGAAAGGCGGTTACAGCATCATACTGGGGGCTAGTGGAGGATACTTGATAGGTTTTATAATAGCAGCGCTTTTCTTAGGCCACTTCGTTGACAAATACGTGAAGTCTCGGAATTTCATTCCAATGTTTGGTCTAATGCTCTTTGCAAACTTCATCTTAATATATGTACCTGGACTCCTTGTTCTAGGTTTCTGGGTGTACACAGTAAAGGGAGTCATTCCAACAATATGGGAGCTTCTTGTCATGGGTCTTCTACCATTCATCGTCGGGGATATATTCAAAATTATGGGAGCTTCCGCACTCACAAAGGCTATAACACCCAAGGAACCCTATGGTGAAGAAGTTGACATCAAAACAGGATGGTGA
- a CDS encoding potassium channel related protein, which produces MEKIREKISLFLQVFILALIILDGFFILISIPLPLKHITFSTIIIFDLVTSIVLAIVYLFHLRHKINWKTLVVSIPFYFIGINLLGLEPASLILKLLNLLKVFGLFFAIEELSASVIGFVKKSRLSYGLTLFISLLIIFTIIFFIEEAPVNPAVNTYEDSLWYVLQTLTTVGYGDIIPVTILGRLTGFLTMLSAIVITSLITASATSTLIEKMREEREKLLEERKYQIKNLEKKIDELQRQLERIEKYNHKLMEILKKK; this is translated from the coding sequence ATGGAAAAAATCCGGGAAAAAATTAGCCTATTCCTACAAGTATTCATACTCGCCCTAATAATCCTCGACGGATTCTTCATACTAATAAGCATACCCCTACCCTTAAAACATATAACCTTCTCCACCATCATCATCTTCGACCTTGTTACAAGCATTGTTCTAGCCATCGTATACCTATTCCATTTGAGGCATAAAATCAACTGGAAAACCCTCGTTGTCTCCATCCCATTCTATTTTATCGGCATAAATCTTCTGGGCCTTGAACCAGCCTCATTAATCCTTAAATTATTGAATTTATTGAAGGTTTTCGGGTTATTTTTCGCTATAGAGGAACTTAGCGCATCTGTCATTGGATTTGTTAAAAAGAGCAGGTTAAGTTATGGATTGACCCTTTTCATATCCCTTTTAATCATATTCACAATCATATTCTTTATAGAAGAGGCTCCTGTCAACCCAGCTGTTAATACCTATGAAGATTCCTTATGGTATGTGCTCCAGACGCTTACAACAGTCGGCTATGGTGACATCATCCCAGTGACTATACTAGGTCGCTTAACAGGTTTTCTGACAATGTTAAGTGCAATTGTAATTACAAGTCTTATAACAGCATCCGCAACCTCAACGCTCATCGAAAAAATGAGAGAGGAACGCGAAAAGCTCCTAGAGGAAAGAAAGTACCAGATAAAAAATCTAGAAAAGAAAATTGATGAACTACAAAGACAGCTTGAAAGGATTGAAAAATATAACCATAAACTCATGGAAATCCTAAAGAAAAAATAG